Proteins encoded within one genomic window of Mya arenaria isolate MELC-2E11 chromosome 13, ASM2691426v1:
- the LOC128213327 gene encoding uncharacterized protein LOC128213327: MGKNKFKRKSGVSLEDRKKKLRELAKDDKKKDQKAKYSLDQLLDKAESCIDKFEYEMAQKFCQRGLEMEPDNVRALETSGALLIDLGNMEAAKQCFGRAVAVSPNEGYSKYMNLGQLFEGAQSVECFQKGIELMLKEKELREKAEVATACGDGVSACGGGDRDKKGGATDRMISEAYLSIAEIYMTDCCFDDGAEEKCRSNIEKAITEDETNPDALQLMASFLLSKEKNEEARESIKKSVSLWLPDYKASEQPEASTSDPIECSQSFESRLAAGKILIEVGEHELSIEVLETLLEENDEIVDVWYLIGWANHLLGEEGKDTARSYLLKAQKVYKKTRCEDEELFKHITELLEELGTGDDVMDSDLEPDTIEDAEENIDSDDEKEDMDH; the protein is encoded by the exons atgggtaaaaacaaatttaagaggAAATCTGGAGTTTCTTTAG AGGATAGAAAAAAGAAACTACGGGAACTTGCAAAGGATGACAAGAAAAAAGACCAGAAGGCCAAATATTCCCTGGACCAACTGCTTGACAAG GCTGAGAGTTGTATAGACAAGTTTGAATATGAGATGGCCCAGAAATTCTGCCAGCGTGGCCTAGAGATGGAGCCAGACAATGTACGGGCTCTCGAGACGTCCGGGGCTCTGCTGATAGACCTTGGCAACATGGAGGCAGCTAAGCAG TGTTTTGGTAGAGCAGTTGCTGTAAGTCCAAATGAGGGATATTCAAAGTACATGAACCTGGGGCAGCTCTTTGAAG GTGCCCAATCTGTGGAGTGTTTCCAGAAGGGCATAGAGCTCATGTTGAAAGAGAAGGAACTGCGTGAGAAAGCAGAGGTGGCCACTGCGTGTGGGGATGGGGTCAGTGCCTGTGGGGGTGGGGACAGAGACAAAAAGGGAGGTGCCACTGACAGGATGATCTCTGAGGCCTACCTCTCCATTGCTGAAATATACATGACAGACTGCTG TTTTGATGATGGCGCTGAGGAGAAGTGTCGTTCCAACATAGAGAAAGCCATCACAGAGGATGAGACTAATCCAGATGCTCTGCAGCTTATGGCTAGCTTTCTTCTTTCCAAGGAGAAAAATGAGGAAGCCAGGGAAAGCATAAAGAAGAGCGTGTCGCTATGGTTACCAGACTATAAAGCTAGTGAACAGCCTGAGGCCTCGACAAGTGATCCTATTGAATGTTCGCAA AGCTTTGAATCGAGATTAGCGGCAGGAAAGATTCTTATAGAAGTTGGTGAGCATGAG TTGTCCATCGAGGTATTGGAAACGCTATTGGAGGAGAATGACGAGATAGTTGATGTGTGGTATCTGATTGGCTGGGCAAACCATCTCCTTGGTGAAGAGGGCAAGGACACTGCAAG GTCATACCTGCTGAAGGCCCAGAAGGTGTACAAGAAGACACGTTGTGAAGATGAAGAGctttttaaacatatcacaGAGCTCCTGGAAGAACTTGGCACAG GTGATGATGTGATGGACTCTGATCTAGAACCAGACACTATAGAAGATGCTGAGGAAAACATAGACTCGGATGATGAGAAGGAAGATATGGATCACTAA